CCATGAATCTTACAAGGATCTTGAAAGATCTGCCCTGTCACAACCCAGTTCTCTCCGGGTTTGGCCCTGCTGCGCAACCGAACATTTCCATCGCAATCAACCGTCAGTCTTCTCTGCAAAGCCGCACCATAGTCCGAAGCGGTTAAATTGTACTTGTCTGTTGAAGTAAATTTTCCTAGGGAATCCATCACAGCAACTCTACTGCTGTTGTCTGTGGATCTTCCAGCGCTTCGGCCAGTCAGCCACGGTTCAAACCAATACACACTTGAAACCTCAAGACCGTCGAAGAGTAAGCGGAGAAGGTTGTCATCGTCGAAGAAGAGCTTGTAGAAGCCAGAGGAGTAGTTGCTGGGGCTTCTCATGGAGACAACGATTGTGTTTCTGGTGAGTAGTTGGCTAGGAAGAAGAGTATCAGTTGGAAAATCAAAGCTCTGCCATAGAATGACATTTTCCGAGTTTATCAAAACAAGGTTGCCGGAATTTTGGAGGCTTAAGCTGGTCGGAGTGACTGAAGTGGTGGACGTGGACCAAACGTTGGATTGGCCAGCGTCGGTTAAGATGAGATCACCGGTTTTGAGGAGGGAGAGCTTTGAGTGTTTGCCATTGACTGGTTGGTCACGGTTGGCCATCCAAACTATGGTTCTGTTTTTGTAGTGGTCAGATTTCTCAGTGAACCAAATGGCAAAGCAAAATGAATTGTTGCCGACTTGGTGAAACCCGGCAGTGAAAACTCCATCCAGTGAGGTTAAAACATCGTCTGGTTTCTCTACAGAGAGGGATGACCCTTTATTGAGAGTGTCTGAGGTTGAAGACGATACTTGGAAATGAATTGCAAGAAAAAGAAGAATGTGAAACAGAGCAGCCATGATCCAAGAGTTTGGCCACCAGCAACAGACGCATTAGCACTATATATAATACCGTAACGTGGTCAATGGGTCATGACCTTATGAATGATGATATCTCGTTATCTATAGGATTGTGATTTTTCGAGGGAGGAGGATATCTCCTTATCTATTGCTGCGTAGAATTCGCTCTTGGCCAAAACTTGGAAAAATTTACAATTGAACACTATCCCATCATAGTTCTTTTGATGTGCATATTGAATTCAACCACCCGCACTAAATACGTCTGCAGTGTTCTATAAAATCTTCCCCACATAATTAGTTCATATTATTGTAAAATTTTTCGTTATTATTTTTGAATGAAAGGAGGTCAGACGATTTTATTTAATAAGCACAAGCTATATTACATAGTGACCCGCCTTTGTAAGGCCATCAGAAAGAGACACCACTAAAACATAATAATATAACTCACCTATTGAGTGAAGCTCAGGGAATGAGTAAACTAATAAAATACTGACAATAAACTTTTTTGCAACATCCATCAGAATACTCGTTGACAACTTTCGATCAATAATCCCGACAGTTCCTAGCAGGTATTAATCCTAAGAAAAAAATTGGTACCAAACTAAAAATAGTCCTGGGTCCCAAATTTTTATCGTGAAACCACCTGGATCACAAATCTGAATCCAGAACGTTAGAGGCCCAAAAGATGTTGATCTAGGTCTGACATTAAGACTCAGGCCCAATTCCACATAAAGAACCTGAGCCCAACTCGCACTAGGTCAACCCCAAGCAAAAACTGAGCCGCCGCCGTTATACAAAACAATGTTCTTCCGCCAAGTACTCCGTTGCCGCATCACACCAGGATTTCGTCGTCCCCACGCCGATCTGCACCATCGCACACCCACACGGTTGAGAACAACAAGAGCAATTCTTCCATATAGCTTCAAGGAATCCGGCGAGGAGGCCAACTTCTCTTTCCACCAAGAGGAATAACGCCACCGAAGAGAATCTGAAACCATCTTCCGAAACCCCGCATCCATATATTGGATCACCATCGGAAGAGATGAAGCAATTTTCAAGTTTGGCACAGACCTAGGATCCCAAATCTGAATTGGATCTGTTGACGCGAAGATTCGCCAACCACCGACACCATTGAAGGTAGGAGCGTCAATGATGTGATGCCAAGAAGAGATGATGAGAGTGCGACCACCTGAAGCGTGCTCTGAAAGGATATACGAACCCGAGGAATTCGGCATACGAGAGCCGTGAGCGGAAGCGGCACAACCCAAGAAATTTGGACGGGAGCAAACTAGGTTTAGCAGCCGCCAAAGTGAGAGAAAGAGAGCCTTCATTCTTCTGCCTCTCTCTCTGTGGCTCTCTAGGCACTTCGTTTGTTTATTAGTTTTGACCAAATTTTCCATTATTGTAATGGCTGCTACTCGGAAGTCGTCGGATTTATACCATTTTATCTACCTAAATTATTGAGTGGCAGATATGGTATGAATGTATGATGCTGAGTACAAACTTCCAACTTGTTTTTATTTCCAGAATTAGCAGCCCTATTCGTCCAAAAAAAAGAAGAAAAAAGAATTAGCAGCCCTGAATGATTGTCAAGTTGCTTGGAAAGTCAGCTGTGCCTGTACTCTTCCAAAAACATTTGCTTGTCGTCACAAAACATATTCTCAAAGGCATTGAGTTTCGTATCATATTATAATAAGTGACGAATGACAATTATGCAGGCATGCTTTTTAGCAACGAAAGAATGCTTGCAGTCTGTTCTTCAGAAGATTTATTTCTATCATAATATTAATAAGAACATGCATGAAGCATTTACAAAATCATAATACATGCAAGGGAGGAAACAGAATTACAATATGAGCAATACTAGAGAGCACATTCACTAAAAGTTCTTCAACTGCAACACTCATTGTCACTAAGAATCTTTGCCGTGGTGTAGAAGTCTCTCAACGACTTGACTCATGCTTGGTCGTGAATCTTTGTCTTCTTCAACACAATGTAAAGCTATTGTTAACAGAATTTCCATCTTTTCGACATCGTAGTTATCTTCAAATGAGGGGTCTATGATCTCTCCCATCCTGGACGTAATATTATCAGTTCCATTTAGTTTCTCCCTCACCCACGTAATTAGTCTTCTCTGCTCAGCATCACTCATTTCCATCACCATTGTCGGGTTCTTTCCGGTCACCATCTCCAACACAACCACTCCATAGCTGTACACATCCACTTTGGATGTGATGGGAAGATTATACACCCATTCTGGAGCAATGTAACCTCTGGTTCCTCGTATTCTTGAAAAGCTTGAATTTTTCAGCTCATCTCTGTTAAGTAGCTTGGAGAGGCCGAAATCTGCAACTTTTGGTTGGTAATTGGAGTCCAACAATATGTTTTGAGGCTTAACATCACAGTGTAAAACCCACTCCAAGCACTCTTCATGCAAATAAGCTAGACCTTTTGCAGTGCCTACAGCAATATCAAACCTCTTCTCCCAATCAAGCACATTGGAAGCTAACTTTTGTGCCAAGGAACCATGCTCCATGTACTCATAAACAAGAATCCTGTGCTTTCCCTCTGAGCAATATCCCCACATCTCTATCAAGTTCATATGATTCACCTTCCCAATAGTACTAGCTTCTGCTAGAAATTCTGCTTCTCCTTGATTAGCTTCGTAGAGTACCTTAATCGCTGCCACTCGCTGATCAGCCAATACACCTTTGTAAACAACTCCTCCTGCGCCTCTTCCAATTTCTTCACTGAAACCCCGAGTCGCAGTCTTGAGCTCAGCGTAGCCGAACCTTTTGAACCCGGTTGCAGTAACAGCATAGCCATGAATATCCTCGTTTGATTTCAACAAACCCCAAACCAGAACAATACAAATGATTTCAACACCCCCAACTCCACAGGCAAACCAGAGCAGGAACCTCACCGGCTTACTGACTCGATTTTTAACATACTCCCTCTCGAGATCAACAACTTTTTCTGTGCAACTTAACCCAAGGTTCTTCATTGGATTGATGTCTATGTTAGAAAAGAGGTGGGCCTTCGGCAGTCTCAGATAGAAGTAACCTTGAGTGTTCCAGCTGTGCCCACTTCGCAACTGCGTCTTGGGATTACATTTATAAACACCAGAAGCAAATGTGTACTGAAACCCCTTGCAGTTATCCAGTTCCAAGCATCTTTGTTCGCAATCATCATAGCTATAGTTTTGGTACTCATTGTAATCATAGCCATAGAACTCAACTTGACTAAGCTGGAGAAAACGAGACTCGCCTTCTCCATAAGAGAATTGGAATTCCGGTTGACAACCAAGAGACCAATCAGTATGATTTTGCATCTGATACCCGGGAAGGCATGAACATTTCCTACCAGAACTAGGATCGTAGCTACAGACACTGTTAGCTCCACAAATTCCGTGAATCACACATGGATCAGAAAACGCCTGCCATGTCACTTTCCAGTTCTCTCCTGGCTTTTCACGACTGTACAATCGAACATTTCCATCAAAATCAATAGTCAACCTTCTCTGCAACTTTGCACCATAATCAGCTGCAAGAAAGGTCAAATTATCCGAAGATGCAAAACTGCCTAAGGAATCAAGCACGGCAGTTCTAGTGCTGTTGTAAGTAGACCTTGCATTATCCCAGCTCACATATGCAGGGTTGGGCCAGTAGGCACTAGAAATCTCAGGGCCATCAAAGAGTAGCCTCATAAGGTTATCATTGTCGAAGAAGAGCTTATAGAAGCCAGAGGAGAAGTTGCTCTGGCTTCTGGTGGAGACAAGTTTTGCGGTTCTGGTGAAGGGTTGGAGTGGAAGAAGGGTATCAGTTGGGGAGTCAAAGCTCTGCCATAGGACAACCTTGGTCTTCAGATCCAGCAGAACCAGATTACCGGAGTCGTGGAGACTTAAACGTGCAGGGGAGAGTGAGCTGGTGGTTGTGGTCCAAACGTGGGATTGAGCAGCATCAGTTAAGATGACATTACCAGTTTTGAGGAGGGAAAGCTTTGAGCGCTTCCCGTTGACTGGTTGGTCACGATTTGCCATCCAGACTATGGTTCGGTTCTGGTACGAGTCTGATGGTTCGTTGAACCAAATGGCAAAGCAGTATGAGTTGTTGCCAACTTGATGAAAGCCGGCTTTGAAAACACGGCCAGGTGAAACCAGAACATCTTCTGGTTTCTCTACAGAGAGGGATGAGCCTTCACTCAATAAGTCGGAGGTGGAAGATGAAGTTGGAGAAGTGATGGCCAGAGAGAGAAGTAGAATGAGAAACCGAGGATCCATGGAATGAAGTACACAGACCAAAAGAGAAAGAGTTCTAACACAGTTGATACTCAAAAGACAAAGGCATTTGTACTAACAGACCATTCACACGGATGACTAAGTTGACGGAGGCTGATGGTTAAAAGAGAGGAAAAAATGGGCATGTTCCATTATAGACTGGTAGCTTTTGATGCAACATGCACCCAACTGCCGCAACAAATACGTTTACAAAATTTAATGGAAGGAACACAATCACCAAGGGCTTTATGTCAACGTATTTGTTGCGGAAGCACTCCTTCCCAATAGTACTTGCTTTACGAACCCTTTAATGTAAACTGATTTACAAAATTTAATATGACATGGTTTTTAACTCATGAGAGCTGAAGTCTGGTAAACCAGTAAACTTTTTCTTGCAGAAATGGAGTTGCTACCAGACTTTAGGCCTCATATTCAAGAGGTAAAATGGAAGAAACCGTCTTACAAAAAAAAAAAATCATAAAATACTAGGTCCGACTTCCATCAAGTTGTGAAACTTTGATCCCAATTTAAGTTATAGTCTGAGATGGTTGCAACTTAGAACTAGAACAAAAGGTGCAACTTCCACCGTCGGTGATATTCTTACTAGAGAAGTTTTACAAAAGGCATATGGTATGTTGAAAACATATGTTACATACACAGCGAATACGGCGACAAGCACATTAACAGTCACCTGCTTTTGGAGCTGGGGAAAGTTCAAAACGGTGCCAAGACATCACACAACAGCTGCAGTTCTACAGTATTATGTACAATTTCTTGCAAATATGTCCCTGCTCAGTCCTCTTGTTTGTTGGTACTGATTTCAGTATCTTCTGGTACATGGTAGGAAGAGAGGAAGAATGCACTCTGGTTCGTATGTAGGAACCTTCATGACAGGATATATCAGAAAGTGAGAATGATGTCGAAATAGGAACTAACGACGTAATTAGAACCTCCGCGATTGTGAAGAAAAAAAATTATTATCAATCAATTTAAAAGAACAAGTTGAAGTTGGTACTCAAGAAAGTCGACTAATATTCGCAGCAGCTCTTCCAAAGTCTCCTCTTCAATATTAGCATCAAGCAATAACTTGGGCAGTTTAACTGCAAATCCCAGAAAATTACATAACAAGATTATTGTAACGAAAAGCTTCAACTGCCAACACTTCGGTGAGCAACCAAGCAGCATTCAGCATCATTATTGATGAATACAAGAAAACATGTGGCATCCGCATGGAATTCACCAATAAATGCCAGTAACCAAGGTATAATTGCAATTTCCTTTTAATAAAAACTATTATTCATGTAGTTTGTTAGTAAATAAGGATGAAGAAGCAGCTGAGGAAAGAAGAAATGAAATCAATACCAAGCCAAAAATATGGTGAAAAAGATCTATTAATTACAGCATTATTTAGAAGATACACACTTTATGAAGACAAATAATAGAGTTGATAAGTATTAAACTATGTTCATACCAAAGAGGCGTAATAGATGCTCAGCACCATATACAGATGAAGGAGAGACATTATCTGCAATTGCTTTCTCATACTGCGGACGCTCATTTTTGTACAGAAGCATCACTGGCAGTGCATTGTCAAAGTAGCAACATAGTCCTTTCACAATTTCTTCAACTGGATGATCTTTCCTAGATACACATTAAGATATTCCAAATAAAAGATCAATGTTTTTGCATAAATTTGAAGGACATTAAACCAAAAATGAAGTGCGTAGATTTCAGAAAACACAGAAGTCCATAGGACAGTGTTAGGTCCAAATATATGCCAATTCGAGAAACAAATAAATTGTCGTAATTCACAGAACTATGCAATTGAAGTATGAACAGCTTAATGCAAGTACGGATAACTGCTTTGACCGAGTTAAGCAGCCTAATAAAACAGGAAAATAAAAAGACACATCTATAAAAAGACATCAACATAGATGTCAGATGGAAATGTAGTGGTACTCCCTTTTACCTACTTGAGGAAAATAACATAGATCTTTACTCTCCCTCATTATTATTTTACATAAATGGATTCGTGGTGGAACTGGTGCCAGTTTAGAATGAGAAAAGAAAAGGAAAGAGATATACTGGGATGCAAAGGGAGGGAGAAAACGTACAAGTCATCAGTCTTTGATCTGTATTCTAGATACTTCTTCAGTATGTCATCAACATTTGGAGTGCGGGGAAGTTTAACAAGCTGCAATAATGGATATGAGCCTAAATATATGGGTATCATTATGTGGAAACTCATAACAAATGAATATGGGATATAAATTTGGCATTTTTTTTTTGAGATTTAAAATGTAATGAGAGGATGCATCAGAATTAAGAACATCAGAAGCTATGCGCATAACAACATCTGAAATATGCCAGACCCACCATTCGATAAATATATGCCAAGACATCTCTAGTCCTACTGAGAATAGTCCAAAAACAACTAATCCATTCATAGGAGGACTCCATATGCAACTTTTACGCCAACAGAATAAGTGACCAATCACATATTCTTTACGCCAACAGAATAAGAAGAGATTACAGGTTTTGAAGAGTATAAGTGACCCAGAGAAAATAAGAACCAAATACAATTACAGAAAACCCCTTCCAGAAAAATAATTCAAGGCATTGTTTAGAATTCTGTTTTGAAAGGAGCATATCTACCTTGCCTAGAAGAGTAACTGATTCACAATCATCAACTAATTGTTTCCTTAAAGGATGTGGCATTTGAATCACAAGTTCGTCCATGCGTATAGCACCCTTCAATATAAAAAGATAAATTAATAAACAGTAATAATAAAACAAACAAGGAAAAAGGAAAGCTCTAAATCTCCAACTTAAAATTTTATGACAAAACCAAGAGATAATTTGTGTTTTTTCGATAAAATAAATAAATGCCAGTATAGTAACCAAACTGATATATGGAAGCGGCAAGCTCATGCACATACTAAGAATGCTTTAGGTAATATAATCAGAGCATACCTTAACAACAGAGTCGTTCTTTCTCTTCCTGCCTCTTTTCCCTGCAGATAGTTTCACATCAAATGCAAGAAGATAGAATATGATTTACATACTTACATAGATATTGCAAGGCGATGATAGTATATAAGAATGTAATCTGTTATAAGCCTAACTCAAGAAGTATATCCAAGATATGATCACGAGGTAGTGTGCTCTATCATACTTCTTTTCTGTAGAAATGATTCAATCCACGTGGTAGAAAAGTTTAAGTCATGACTTAGTTTTTCTTCCCACCTCTTTAAAGAGCAGCAAAGGTTACAAAGTAGTAGCAGGATTTAGTTCACATGTGAGAGTTTCTTCAGTATAAGGCCAACCATTTCTGTTCTTTGTTCCAAACTTAATGAATGAAGAAAAAGAACATGCATGTTCTGACACTGCATCAGATAAATTGAAACCAACTGAAAGGAAAGATTAAAGATCAGAAACACAACCATTATGACTTTTTAGTTTAGTCTGTGATGTTTGTGATGGCTTTGGATTCTTGTCTGTTCCCTCTTCCTTTATAATGAGCTTCTGTTTCTCCAAATTCTCTTCAGTGTATTTCAGTAAACGGTCCAGGCGTACCCACTCATCCCAACTGATAAGGGAAAAAAAGGGGTAGAGATAATCAAAAAGTGAGATCAAATCAAATATTTTGAGAGATGTAACAACACTAAGATAAATGTCAGCAGCTTAAGTCTTCATCACTGAAATATATCCGAACATTGTGGATTAAAATATCCTATTACGATGTAACGCTCTCATAATAACGAATCTACAATGCCTATCTCTAAAAGGTAACTAAAATGAAGATATGATGCCATGCATAACAACGATGAAAATTTCAATCGAAACAGGAAATGATATCCGAAATTTAAAAAGGACACAAATTGAAAAACAGCATGCTTCCAACAACCACCACCAGCTTGGTGCATGAAATATGAAATCAAAAGCTTGAAACTTTGTGGAATAGGTAAGCAGCAAGTGAGGCTCACGTTTTGCTCCAGCCCTGCAGCACAGAAAGAGTATAAAATCAAGAGATGTAGCAACTATATCAGCAAAGCAATGCAGCTACACAATAATGAATCAAAATGCCTAAGAAACCAAATTGAAATCCTATCCCAAAACAAACACAAAAGCATGGAGCTTTGTTTGGTCTGGGACAAAAAGTATGGGACTTGCAAATGAAACATGACATGATTGATGAAGAAATGAGAAATCAAACCACAAGAGAACAGAAAGATAGAAACTTACAAGGTAATGAATGAAAATCCTCCATTCATTCTTGCATTGAGTCTTGATCACCTAGGAGAGTAAAAAAACACAAAGCCCACAGTGAGAATTATTCAACAATCAAATCACCCTACTCCTCTAAACTGTAAATTTGAGTGGTTGAGTCTTTGAGTTTCACCTTGGCGTCGTAAATGCGAGTGTTGTGATAAACGAGGACCTTCTCTCCAATGGAAAAGGGGCATGAATCAGAGGGCGGAGATGAGACGTCGTCGTTTCCATGTTCGATTCCGGAATCGGTCTTGGTGGCAGAAGAGTCTGACTCAGTAGCAGAAGGGTCAGTGATGACATCATCAAGATCATGAGTGTTGGAATGTCCCATTTTGTGTGTTCGGGTGAGTTGTGTCTTCTTGTTCCTCTTATACTTCTTGAGTCTTGAGTCTTGACTGGACATTTGGGGTTTTACTGTTTGGGAAGTCGTTTACGCGCTCTGGCCAAACGACGACGTTGCCCAAATTGGTGACCTTTGTTGTAATAAGTCAATGTTCCCAGAACCCGAATATGGTGAAGGTTTTGTTCTTGTTGTTCTTGGTGATTTTGACTGTCAGCCACATCTTGAGCAGTCATCCTCCTTCTATACTTGGTTGGATTTATTTCCTTGTACAATGAAAATGCAATGAACACATTGTACAAAGTTCATGGATGTGAATTAGCCTTTGCTGTTTGGCCGAGATTTTGCCAATGATGCTAATCCGGATGTTAATGCTCAAGATGAGTGTCTGTATTTCTATCTAATTTGGAAACCCGTTTTTGAATTTATTTTGTTTTAAGAAAACTTATCAACCATATTTAATACTCATTTGAGGAGCTAGAATCAAACTATTTTCTTCAAATGAGTTCTTTAGTAGATAATTCAATTGAATAAGTTTTTATAATCAGTAAATTTACGTATAACAATAGATCGTATCGCATTTATTTTTTTCATGCACGTAAATGTTCAAGCAATGACGATGTCTGAGTTTTTAAACAATCAAATTACAAATTATAATGGGTAGGTGGTGGAGATGAAAACTGAAACAAAGTCTGAATAAATTGATCCAACTAAATTACATGAACAAAGAATCAATGTATGATTAAATCTTGCAGCATAAACATTACACATTGAACTAAATTACAAAGAACATTTCAGAAGAAAATTATAAACAGATTGAACTAGAGTTGAATCTCTTTTTGTTTGTCAAACTACTCAAACACCACTAGTACATTATTCTTATCGATTAGACACCTCAATTCCAATGAATGAAATAGAATAAAAATGAATGAATTACTAGTAAAATAACAAATAGAAAGTGAAGAACGAAGAATCAGTAGTCTGTCTTTGGACTTGAACCAGACCATTTTGGACTTCATTAGTTTCCACTGCCTCCATGGCTTGGACCAGAATCTTTGATCCCTCCAAGTCCTAGAGCAGGATAAGAACTAGTGAAGGCATGTCCTTTCCCACCTGGACTTGGACCCCCACTTTTAATCCCTCCAAGAGTAGGAGAATTGGTGAAAGCATGACCCTTTCCACCTGAGCTTGGACCTCCATTTTTGATCCCTCCAAGAGTCTGAGAATCGGTGAAGCCATGCCCTTTTCCACCTGAGCTTGGACCTCCATTTTTGATACCTCCAAAAGTTTGAGAAGTAGTGAAGGCATGACCTTTCCCACCAGGACTCGGACCTCCATTTTTTATCCCTCCAAGAATCTGAGAAGTGGTGAAGGCATGACCCTTTCCACTTGAGCTTGGACCTTCATTTTTCATACCTCCAAGTATTTGAGAATCGGTGAAGCCATGACCCTTTCCACCTGAACTCGGGCCTCCACCAGCCTTCATTTCTTCAATGTAAAACCCACCAATATCAAACAAACCACTACCAATTCTCAGAGGACGAGCTTCTGATACTATGACAAGAACAAGAACAAACAAGGAGCAGAGAGGCTGGTAACATTTGGCCATCTGGACTATATCGTGATCGAATGCTTTGATCTAAGTGACTAATTAGGTGATCAAGAGTTAGCTATAATGTTGTTTG
The window above is part of the Fragaria vesca subsp. vesca linkage group LG2, FraVesHawaii_1.0, whole genome shotgun sequence genome. Proteins encoded here:
- the LOC101294818 gene encoding putative receptor protein kinase ZmPK1-like — its product is MDPRFLILLLSLAITSPTSSSTSDLLSEGSSLSVEKPEDVLVSPGRVFKAGFHQVGNNSYCFAIWFNEPSDSYQNRTIVWMANRDQPVNGKRSKLSLLKTGNVILTDAAQSHVWTTTTSSLSPARLSLHDSGNLVLLDLKTKVVLWQSFDSPTDTLLPLQPFTRTAKLVSTRSQSNFSSGFYKLFFDNDNLMRLLFDGPEISSAYWPNPAYVSWDNARSTYNSTRTAVLDSLGSFASSDNLTFLAADYGAKLQRRLTIDFDGNVRLYSREKPGENWKVTWQAFSDPCVIHGICGANSVCSYDPSSGRKCSCLPGYQMQNHTDWSLGCQPEFQFSYGEGESRFLQLSQVEFYGYDYNEYQNYSYDDCEQRCLELDNCKGFQYTFASGVYKCNPKTQLRSGHSWNTQGYFYLRLPKAHLFSNIDINPMKNLGLSCTEKVVDLEREYVKNRVSKPVRFLLWFACGVGGVEIICIVLVWGLLKSNEDIHGYAVTATGFKRFGYAELKTATRGFSEEIGRGAGGVVYKGVLADQRVAAIKVLYEANQGEAEFLAEASTIGKVNHMNLIEMWGYCSEGKHRILVYEYMEHGSLAQKLASNVLDWEKRFDIAVGTAKGLAYLHEECLEWVLHCDVKPQNILLDSNYQPKVADFGLSKLLNRDELKNSSFSRIRGTRGYIAPEWVYNLPITSKVDVYSYGVVVLEMVTGKNPTMVMEMSDAEQRRLITWVREKLNGTDNITSRMGEIIDPSFEDNYDVEKMEILLTIALHCVEEDKDSRPSMSQVVERLLHHGKDS
- the LOC101295099 gene encoding nuA4 complex subunit EAF3 homolog yields the protein MSSQDSRLKKYKRNKKTQLTRTHKMGHSNTHDLDDVITDPSATESDSSATKTDSGIEHGNDDVSSPPSDSCPFSIGEKVLVYHNTRIYDAKVIKTQCKNEWRIFIHYLGWSKTWDEWVRLDRLLKYTEENLEKQKLIIKEEGTDKNPKPSQTSQTKLKSHNGKRGRKRKNDSVVKGAIRMDELVIQMPHPLRKQLVDDCESVTLLGKLVKLPRTPNVDDILKKYLEYRSKTDDLKDHPVEEIVKGLCCYFDNALPVMLLYKNERPQYEKAIADNVSPSSVYGAEHLLRLFVKLPKLLLDANIEEETLEELLRILVDFLEFLHTNQSAFFLSSYHVPEDTEISTNKQED